One Oryzomonas sagensis DNA segment encodes these proteins:
- the dnaJ gene encoding molecular chaperone DnaJ: MANGEKRDYYEVLEIHRNASETEIKKAFRKMAIQYHPDKNPDDKAAEEKFKEVTEAYEVLSDAQKRAQYDQFGHAGVSGAGFGAGGFGGGFGAGTPFGDIFSDIFGDIFGGGTGRGRAQGRRGDDLLYNMEIGFEEAAFGTEQKIEVPFAKRCGTCNGSGSKPGTEPKVCPSCRGAGQVRYQQGFFSVSKTCSQCNGEGKVVDDPCPDCRGKGSVKDTKTLSVKVPGGVETGSRLKLTGEGGQGKGGPNGDLYVAISVREHPIFQREDNNVICEIPISFIQASLGCELDVPTLDGKVAMKIPDGTQSGKVYRLRGKGIPSLQGYGRGDQLVIIRVETPTNLNKKQKDLLEEFAKISGEDVHPLKKGFLDKVMDILS, translated from the coding sequence TTGGCAAACGGCGAAAAACGCGATTACTACGAGGTGCTGGAGATCCACCGCAACGCCTCCGAGACCGAGATCAAGAAGGCCTTCCGCAAGATGGCCATCCAGTATCATCCCGACAAGAACCCGGATGACAAGGCGGCCGAGGAGAAGTTCAAAGAGGTGACCGAGGCCTACGAAGTGCTTTCCGACGCCCAGAAACGCGCCCAGTACGACCAGTTCGGCCATGCCGGCGTCTCCGGGGCGGGTTTCGGCGCTGGCGGGTTCGGCGGCGGATTCGGGGCCGGCACCCCCTTCGGCGATATCTTCAGCGACATCTTCGGCGACATCTTCGGCGGCGGGACCGGACGCGGACGCGCCCAAGGGCGGCGCGGCGACGACCTGCTCTACAACATGGAGATCGGTTTCGAGGAAGCCGCCTTCGGCACCGAGCAGAAGATCGAGGTGCCCTTTGCCAAACGGTGCGGGACCTGCAACGGCTCCGGCTCGAAACCGGGCACCGAGCCGAAGGTTTGCCCTTCCTGCCGCGGCGCGGGCCAGGTCCGCTATCAGCAGGGATTTTTCAGCGTCAGCAAGACCTGCAGCCAGTGCAACGGCGAGGGCAAGGTGGTGGACGACCCCTGCCCGGACTGCCGCGGCAAGGGCAGCGTCAAGGACACCAAGACCCTCTCGGTCAAGGTGCCGGGCGGCGTGGAAACCGGGTCGCGCCTCAAACTGACCGGCGAGGGGGGCCAGGGCAAAGGCGGCCCCAACGGCGACCTCTATGTGGCCATCAGCGTCAGGGAACACCCCATCTTTCAGCGTGAAGACAACAACGTCATCTGCGAGATCCCGATCAGCTTCATCCAGGCGTCCCTGGGATGCGAACTGGATGTGCCGACCCTGGACGGCAAGGTAGCCATGAAGATCCCGGACGGCACCCAATCCGGCAAGGTCTATCGCCTGCGGGGCAAGGGCATCCCCTCGCTTCAGGGCTACGGCCGGGGCGACCAGTTGGTGATCATCAGGGTGGAGACCCCCACCAACCTCAACAAAAAGCAAAAGGACCTGCTGGAGGAGTTCGCCAAGATCAGCGGCGAGGATGTCCATCCCCTGAAAAAGGGGTTTCTGGACAAGGTCATGGATATCCTGAGCTGA